caccgtccccttcacagccaaagTCTTTCCACTCAATTATGAGTTTCAGAGGCTCAACTGACATCATAATCCCACACCCATCCATCCCCCTCCTTATGGGCCGCGACCTGACTAAATAAAACTATGCTTGTTTTCTCAAACTGATCAAATCTATTTCCTGCTAAAGATCTGAGAGGAGAAGCATTCTTGACAGGAATGAGAAATGTTGAGACCTTTTCTATGTCCTCTCctacctcttttattttttattgttttccttcttcctggttGCTCATGGTGAATTTGCTACCTGAAGTGCACAGCCAATACCACACCCAGAGATGAGATCTTGTTTATtccagagttgtgcaagtctggatgccggaatgaaaccagcacaacagataGAGAAGGAACATCTATTGTATACAAATCTTATCCCTACATTCACACCCTCCCggcagtcctaaagagccaAGTGCTTACACATTggcatattggttacataatcattttacCACTACACATGCTTGCTGAGAGAGGGTCCCGGGCTGAGCCTGGGGCTCCCCTCCTGGGGATGCGTATTTTAGTATTATAATGAGCGTAAAAGGAGCAAAgctcagctaaaggacactttatgtaACAGTCTTGAGACAGATGTTAGAACAAGACTCAGCTAATTGTGCAGGCTCCAGAGTGTCTACGCTGCAAGGACAGTATTCTTTGCAGGTTCTGATTAGGTGTCTAAAATGTCACTTCCATCTTTGTTCAAGCAGCAGACTGACCAAAACTGAGaagatttacatattttaggtTAGCAACTGTAGGATGGTGTTTTTGCTGACTCAGGTTCATGTCACTTCACGTGCATGATGTGCATggtcacatctcatctgtacaatgcaaacatgaACCTCTCACCTACTCATTCCGTGTAATTCCATGGAGGGACAAAGAACTCTGAGCTGGGGTGAGAGGCCAGAGCTGGAAAtagtggttgtgaggggccagtccatggtgattgacctggggctccttccatggggtgtcccgtgcacaggggcacagcccagcccctgctctgctggtcctgcaggtctctgtcAGGAGCCTGGcagtgagaggacactgctgtgtgccagccctgcacacacacactgttcagctgcacaCGGGTGTTTCATCTGTGGCCAATTCTGTAGGAATAAGCTTGagagaaacattgcaagaagatataaaccatcatgcaccaCCCAAAAAAGATCACTTTTCCTTGTGGAAGTACTGTtactgaggccagctctgtcacagcagtgcccattgcctgtccctgcctgcgctcacagcactgacacacagcaggactgtgaccaagctgccagagcactcaggccttgcaccaacaccagggatgagaaggagagtgtgggagtggaaccagaacagctctggaagaacaagcgctgctgctccctggcagggctgccatgatggACTCTTCCCTTCCACCCATCACGGGAACCATCCCAGAAGCTTTAAAAgggccttgcaggaaggatatagtgaaaaacgaGTCATTAAAGAGccctttattttgcttaaagacaaggagagcacagctccTCATTTAAACCACCAGTggctataaaagaaaagcagacagagaatTAGGAAAGCGGACGACAACATTTTCACAATAAACACCCTACTAACAACAACAGACAATCCAGATGACGGGCTGGGTCTGTAGTTATATTGAAACAACTAGGCAGAAGCAGATGAGCAGTTTAATGATTCAGAAAACCATCCAGTCATCAGTTTCCTCAcagcatccttgagctcctgttTCCTCAtactgtagatgagggggttcactgctggaggcaccactgagtacagaacagacaccaccaggtccatgGATGGGGAGGACAtagaggggggcttcaggttgGCAAACAtgccagtgctgaggaacagggagaccacggccaggtgagggaggcaggtggaaaaggctttgtgccgtccctgctcagaggggatcctcagcacggccctcaagatctgcacataggacaccacgatgaacacaaaacacataaaagctaaacagacactgaccacaagaagcccaagttccctgaggtaggagtgtgagcaggagagcttgaggatctgggggatttcacagaagaactggcccagggcattgcccttgcacaggggcagtgaaaatgtattggccgtgtgcagcagagaatagagaaacccagtggcccaggcagctgctgccatgtggacacaagctctgctgcccaggagggtcccgtagtgcaggggtttgcagatggcaacgtagcggtcgtacgacatgacggtgagaagaaaatactctgaaccaagcaagaaacaaaaagagaagacctgtgcagcacatcctgcataggaaatgaccctggaatcccacagagagttggccatggatttggggacaatggtagagatgcagcccaggtcgaggagggcgaggttgagcaggaagaagtacatgggggtgtggaggtgctggtcccaggctatggtggtgatgatgaggccgttgcccaggagggcagccaggtagatgcccaggaagagccagaagtgcaagagctgcagctcccgtgtgtctgtgaacggcaggaggaggaactgggtgatggagctgctgttggacattggctgcctgtgggcatgaggacctgtcataggaggaaaagacagtgacagGTTAGGGGAGACTTccctgaggaaaataaacatgctgtttctcatggaaaacctCCTCCCTGATGGAAGGACGTTTCAGCCAATTCTGTTTCtaccaactgaaaaaaacagttcatcacAGCTTAAAATGCAGTTAAGGCATCTAGATTCTATGAACACACCTCTGGGTCAAGACCCCCTgagttggtgtcagaacaaaaactgccCACatccccaccccaaccccagagagtaagagcaccagggacaggtggagaaacagggaagaacactgcagtgctaccagaaaataaagcaaggacagaaaggaagacaggcatgctgtggaaccttctcctgacccggctgtgctgctgccactcaaaTGATGACACTgtagagcaagtacttttagcaccttatttgtgtaccccgttccaggaacccttcacctggaggtccagctgctgaggtggagactcgtgatctggaccccatggctttggggcagagggtctgctggggaggagaggagaccaggggttgcactgggaaatgtgtctgcactgcacaGGATGGCAGGGGGTCCTGAATCCCCTCCCCAGCATTTCTAGTCGatctccctctccctgcccatgtctgtgctgcctgcagctgtgtctctgtccctggtctgctccctgccagtgtcacagaccccgtcccacccgctgtgtgctcagctctgtcctgctcacacctcctggcactgcccaggggcagctctgtgtgtgcaggggctcaggagcagctcagaccagtcctaacgagaactggggtctcagtgtcttctccaaagagagaaataaatccccatctcccactgcacacccagatgagcaagagtggaaaactgaaagcacagactccttcccttgcagctgttcctgtctcaatgttgttgttcagaaggaccctctgccatgtctgtggggggatctggagctctgagcagccctaacccacacagcccccttcagccccacaagctccctgcctgccctgccgggggtcgctccttccacccacagctgctgccatgggatctcccgggcaggctgagcgctgaccctggcaggcggcagagtccctgcccggcacagccctggggtgcagggaccctgctctgcaggacagccctgggcacccctgggtgctcacctgtcttcacagctgttcaacatggcctgacaagagccccgtccttacagatcccacaagctgtgcctgtgccagtttgaggagatgcctccaggagctacagctgcactgccctgcacccagagacttaccatggcgagggctgcaaaggtttctcctccagtgagctctcagtcatcctcccagtcctgaccacctttaatctctctctgccttgctcgtctcctgagatccccaggcagagccctcagccctgctgcgtgtgcagaggagctgctcctgggcagagctgtctctctgcagcgctgccgctgccatgagctccctgtgtcccaggagcccagcccagctcagcagcacaggagcagcacaaggcgctttaatgacccctctggtgggtttggtgctgagtccatggacctcagaccctgaggggaagctgaagaaacttctcaggaaGTCAAACTCAGatgcaaactccaaagtttcctgTAATATTAATGGGTACCACTGAGGGAACCTACTGAGAAACAACATCCAAGTTTGGTTAGAGctgaaaactggaggcagagatgaaaggtcaggaaaagcaaagaaaaggtggctctgatgctgagTAAACCTGCTTGTGTTTCATTAATCAAAGGGCCAAGCCCTGACCCCACTTTGGAaatcagatcctgtccctcccacgttgcccagggcccttcctgggacagtgtgacgtggggctgtgcaaggccaagggcaggaccatggtcccacacctcccaggttcctggctggggacaaggaggccatgaggcccctgtgctgcaaggacaaggtgtctcctcacaggcatcagaggtgcagacaacagccacagccaaggggagaaggagctcatgtctggtggggctttcagcctctttccatcccgtgatcatctccacgacagcctgtcctgtgctgtggcatcccctgcacctctgtccctgcaggctggagacatcccccctgctgccccaccttgctcctgtctgagcatcttccttcctttgctgagatctctccatcctccccagctggtccttgaagcacaaagccttgggctgatgcagactccctctgctgacctgctcccccacagcactgcccttccatcacattcctttctgctcatgtccagcctggacctccccagctgcactttggccattatttctttctcatgctctttcccactatgaagaaacctccaccatctctgaaaacgcccttcaagcactctcaggctactcctgcactgctgcagcctccccagcgctgctgggccaaagcagcccaggtccctcagcaccccacaccatgtgcacaaggtgctgaacctgccttggcacagccctgcactctccagttcctccctgctgctccaaactgggaagccgcacactggcacacacgcgtgtgtgtgggtcacaccagtgctgaaccgaatgggatgagaactgcaggtgtctgggtccccacgctcctcctcatgcagccccgtgtgcagctgccttgttcatggtgagcgtgcaccacgggctggtgtggggaccttgtagtgcccaggcccttctcctcagggtcactgagAACTCGGCATTTCATCTTGTCACAATTCAGAGATTTCTGATGGGCAAACACCAGATATTCACAAGGTCTGGActctccctgggctgcagctccaTTTGCTCAGCTGTTAATGTTTGCACACAGACGGTTTATCCTGATGAGGGTGTCTCTCCCAACATAACATCATCAGGCGTTACAGGACACTATAAATATCATCTCATGGCTAAAAATGGGGTCTTGGGTGTCTGATACTCATAATGCCAGAGGTCTGGAGTTTCTGATGTTTCCCTTCATATGgtagagcagcaggaatgcgtggagctctgtctggggacagacaatgtcagctgaacGTTGAGGAGTCAGcgtgagagggcagaacaacatgggcagtGTTGTGGTGATTGAACATCAGCTACAGagtcactgatgaggaagaggaatgagatgaggactccttcagacaaatgaaagaagcctcatgtttccagggccgtgtcctcatggcagacctgagatatcccaatatctgcaaggtaccggccatccaggagggtttggagctcattgacaacatttcctgacacgggtgactgaggagtcagtggggtgaggtgccctgtgggacttcacacttacaaaccagaaagagttggtcaggatggaacagtcagggatggaaagtggagctgaggctcctgggagatgagaacaaggccaagagcaggatttcaggagaacAAGCTTTgtcctgctgagggacctgcttgggtcctgtgggatatgaccttggtgtctgcagagcttttctctcccatttcctccctcctctctcccacctgctgttgtgcaacgttttttaccctttctcaaatacaatatcccagaggtgctgccagcatcactgagtgggacagatttggcaaggactgggtccatcttggagcagctgaaatctgctctgtctgacattggtcaaactcctgttgtcttcccggagaggtgacagctgtagcacacccacacctacccccagttccaagagtttgtcatgtaaacccaatagagagtgacaatgtgttgggtgttacaaactacatgatcatgtagaagaaatggacaagatcttctgtcagcgactcaaggaggaagtcaccagtcaatgagcaggttcctatggggaactgtaattgctctgacattaactggcctggcaaagtggcaagtgctgtcagtccaaaggatcttgggccagCTGCTTAacatgtctgcattgtgggccaatgagagtgatgctcaactggatctggaactgggaaacaaggaaaccctggtgatggatgtgaacatcagtgtccaccttggctgttgtgaccaggacacagaggggtcccaggcaccagaggggagggaggaaggccagcagcagagcacaggctggtgggctccagaggaggagactttgacatactgggggatgggGGGTAACATGGTGCCATGGAAGTagatctgaagggtgaaggagctcaggaaatctgataatccttacaggacatcctgctccaagtacaagaatgatctctccaagtacccatgaaaagaagtatttatctcgtgaggctgctcctctgaactgatggagctgcatggcacaaaggcagcacacaggaggtggtagcaggggaagctgcaaaggaggaatttagaaaccttgtccatggatgtggggatgatgccaaagctgccctggaatTCATACCTGAAGGAGAGACTGAGGGCAGAAAGATGAGCTGACTCGTCTTCACTTGCAGTGAAAGAATAGACAGGGAGAatgtgggcctgctgctgaaattcgtaagagtagaatcagacaggaccgaggttcttcatggcttctttgcctccatcttcaccagcaaggtctcctgggactttgttcctgaaggcaggagtctggagaacacccagcagtggatggggctcaagtcaggggtgacctgagcaaactcagacaccgttacagaacaggagatgtgTCACTTGACCAGCcccctgaacacaagtatcactgtgctgtggcacctgagattccCAGGAAAACCTACcgcttggtccagaggagtgtgactcctcctgatgtgtcctggcctgtctcctcactcacatggtgatttaggcacccacttttctgaaatattcagtctttatcaggagatgcaacacatcaatatgaactggaggctgctgatgccGCCTgatctggaaagggagggaagggagagcagggaatgaaacagaagaaatttggctttattgctatttatgatggaaatgctctctgtttggctctTCCTAAAATctctctaatcatccacaccagacttgaagcctttaggaaaatgatgcacacagccttggcttgtaagagcattttagctgttaatgagccctctgctgccatgatcctgaactgcagatactgaaagaatgaacaaacctctaatgaaatgaaaggcagaagcaaaccccaagtttctgagggtgtttggaccccatgaagggccatcactgacacagctgtgaaggaaacaaccagtgcaggtccctgtccctggaggctgctgaaggaaagacttggagacgctggttccaggtggtgagggccatgtggaggtggctctggtgccatgtcagcccttgatgcttgttcatcaccagaatggctgagccctgacccctgggacctggtagatctttctccaatgtttttcaaggcttttcctgtggtcagtgtgagtgttttgtgttttgggtgtgggttttatgtcaagtgctgttgctttaactgcaaggttctggttttctgtggagttggaaatgcctgtgagctcctcacaactcatccagcttctttcatacacctggcaatggtcaccaatcACCTCAATGTGCCTAtctcacacttgcttgaatcctctatttggatccatagccatcactccaggaggttcatggatccaccaggctcaggatgattcctgaggaccatccaagtgtgggcagtgcaagagaggagcagagcagggtcagctcatgggccatgactgagcacagccaccccagcagcagccgttccccatctcccaggcacagccatgcccacagcatgcaaatggcactgccatacaggattagcccaagagaggcctttcttccttccgtattcccaggaaaatcttcctcctgttcctcctccacctgcagacatcaactgctttccatttctgggctcagacatggctggaagggttcactgaagccatcagccatctcattgcttctccatgacatgccctgaccctctcccacacctacaatggccaatcacggctgctcaggcctcccgctcttcagaagaggcctcgagcttcttggttcttcctggtgcttattatgaacttcctcgctctctccagagttcatggtgagctttcttgtccataacagccctttatgaccatgtctcactaaatggttgtgtttgtatgatcatttgtgcagaaagggcagtcacaggacagcacccaatatgccAAAACTGATGCCcggtgaaatgccgtaaagccctgatgagttcccctgtgtctgtgtctctcctggaaggagtctgtcccgagaaggggatccagctcctgccactctctgcagaggcacatgagcagtgtccatcacctggggacacaaagggtgatgtTAGCCAGACCAGCCTTCAtctcaccaccaagagcagggacagccccctgggcctcctgggcacaaggacagcctcggggccagcagcaccccgaagtccttcctccacggagtgctgggtgcatgggcagtgggtggggtgggacactggggcccatgtcacctccatgtcacagtGTGACCAGCcagcaatgctgatgtcacgatgccccggggcagtataaaagggagcagcgtcccgtgtctgctgccagagctggcctggaggcagcctgaagacatcggagaggaagtccttgaggagccggtggaatcccttgacaggggctgaaggaggaagagctggacgaggcagctggagtttctccgctgcaaggccatctcccagcagggcaaccttccaggttcatctgatggatgatcatccttttcagctggatagcagtagccaaatgaagggaatgccttcttgaggagcactgcagagctcaccgtcctgatggagtggggagctagggtcagcagctgtaggaggtggaatgcagagtggtttgaagggggcccggtgctctcccggccaccagaaggtagatgcgtctttggcacaaggtgatggagcgaatgggtaagctgggcaaggttccaagtgtttgtgagggatttccccagcatgtactggtagtgaaaggagggggaaggaaaagagggagagagaagaagaggaagagggagagagagagagggaagaggtgaagcaagaggagaagagagagaagagagaagagagcagagagaagagagaagagaggaagaggaggaagatgaagaggaggaggaggaggaagaggaagaggaacatccttttcagctgaatagcagcagcaaaatgaagggaataactttttgagcagcactgcagagctcaccatcctgatggagtggggagctagggtcagcagctgtaggaagtggaatgcagagtggtttaagggggcacggtgctctcccggccaccagaaggtacatgcgtcctttgcacaaggtgatggagcgaatggctaatctgggcaaggttacaagcgtttgtcagcaatttcctcagcatgtactggtagtgaaaggagggagaaggaaaagaaggagagagaagagggagagggaagaggtgaagaaaggaggagaggagaggagaggagaggagaggagaggagaggagaggagaggagaggagaggagaggagaggagaggagaggagaggagaggagaggatataggagaagagaagagaagagaagagaagagaagagaagagaagagaagagaagagaagagaagagaagagaagagaagagaagagaagagaagagaagagaagagaagagaagagaagagaagagaagagaagagaagagaagagagaagacatcatcatcctgtcattctatccttctattattctgtggtcttctgggaggcatgaccagcctgtgggccgaggagccaggtctcgctcaaatgctcagggaacagccgatcgccagtgttggggtcaggaaggaattttcccccggggcagactggccctggtccccggggtttttttgccttcctctgcagcattgagcatgaccacctgtcagagctcctctgggcccttttggctcggttcatgcccactgctcttgccctccaaggcaccactcgtgccctggctttctcgggttctttctcccagggcaagtttgcagcaggagccagctctcctccttctccttcttctattaatatttgtaatattaataaaataaatataaatgtaaataaaaaaataaaataaaattctgtttccagttgtatcctttgtgtatgtgtccctgaaactgtttttggatctaaaacctctctggcatttcagtcgaacagtcccatctttattggactccttgtgagcgtacagaatagagcagcacagcacagcacagcacagcatggttgtgctcagtagctgtgcctggagcacgatgagctctgagccaggcctgaggactccatccaggagagccgctctctgcagggcagggcccaggcccgtccaggagatggggcagagacaggcacacacacctacaacatggctcaggcaggcaccagaggtcccaggctgagctgagacacggcccctgggcccctgcaggagatggtccccagggaggccggtcccagccactgaggcctttgagcaccccaagaccctgtagacacggatggctggcagctttggagactgagtcttggcccagatggaccttctctctgatcaggacttttgttctcagattcttttgtttagttaagttttttccaaagcaaagatctcaggcattactaaaaaggagaacaagcagaaaaagaaatccatgtcacacaccacacactatgtatgagttttgacgcaaatgtccaaaatggcagcagcttccttactctttcagtactcaaaagagtatctcttaaaggctttccagaagttctgaacctcttcccaccaatcaaggtaggcaaataactccgagaaaggtgcaagtcacacaggaggtgtggaaggtttaccctgcggctgaagtgcattttgcatcccctgtacagatgggcaactgtggatcttggtttgggtagagaaggaaacatgactgcagtagcagcaatggactctttttgctcatttgggaagagtcatcatttgcctggctgtgctttgggaatggattcaaagcgagtcttatttccatggcggtctgttggcactgtccagcccagcctatggctctggtcacactggggattttctccacgctgcagtggttgaaaccatcctgttatgccctcagaaaaggctttgtgagcctggtcctcctcgctgtggggcctcatggacatcagctctggtgcagagaggggacagctaccagggctcttctcttggttgcagggctggtttctgccatgactggagagaagagcaggagctttgtcctggagagccaaagggcagagaaggcatcagggacagccagcagctgtgcccagcacgtggccaccaagggcagggacagccccctggaactcctgggcaccgggactgccttggggccagcacctcaaaggcttcctgcaaagggtgctgggtggggctgtggtgggggggctctgcagcttccccctgctagggaaaggaggaga
This genomic window from Columba livia isolate bColLiv1 breed racing homer unplaced genomic scaffold, bColLiv1.pat.W.v2 Scaffold_345, whole genome shotgun sequence contains:
- the LOC135578077 gene encoding olfactory receptor 14J1-like; translated protein: MSNSSSITQFLLLPFTDTRELQLLHFWLFLGIYLAALLGNGLIITTIAWDQHLHTPMYFFLLNLALLDLGCISTIVPKSMANSLWDSRVISYAGCAAQVFSFCFLLGSEYFLLTVMSYDRYVAICKPLHYGTLLGSRACVHMAAAAWATGFLYSLLHTANTFSLPLCKGNALGQFFCEIPQILKLSCSHSYLRELGLLVVSVCLAFMCFVFIVVSYVQILRAVLRIPSEQGRHKAFSTCLPHLAVVSLFLSTGMFANLKPPSMSSPSMDLVVSVLYSVVPPAVNPLIYSMRKQELKDAVRKLMTGWFSESLNCSSASA